From Puniceicoccaceae bacterium, a single genomic window includes:
- the tig gene encoding trigger factor — MNTDVKEQSATRSVVTVAFDATEVSKKRQTLVKEFCKQIKMPGFRPGKVPLPLIEKRHAKDIAAELNRALINEAYKEGVLKTELEIFTIVDVEEGEFTDGEAGKVVFVVDVTPAFELPECKGIEIEADKAEVSDEEVEKALQMLLSERAEFKVAEKEATKGDYVKCSYEGKVGRKLIADLAPEQSILGTQKNTWEEVGNEDAPGVSSIVLGLEGMKAGDSKKIEHTFDKDHAVEELAGKKATYQVEVHEVREKILPELDEEFLKSVNAESEEKLRERIKDSLLGRKEQEIHAQKRQAVADFLLKSVDFEIPVSAFEQEKNSIMEDFARHNLRQGLEKEQMDAALTSSMEQIESTARERVKLDLIIGKVAEAEKIQVEQQDLSTLLYQQAMQSGVPIDKLVQELKKDQERLNSLRQSALFNKTIQFLVDQAKVTEKAA, encoded by the coding sequence GTGAACACAGACGTAAAAGAACAATCCGCTACCCGTTCCGTCGTTACGGTTGCATTTGACGCTACCGAGGTGAGCAAGAAACGCCAGACACTGGTCAAAGAATTTTGCAAACAGATCAAAATGCCGGGATTTCGTCCCGGGAAAGTTCCGTTGCCACTGATCGAAAAACGGCACGCCAAGGACATTGCCGCCGAACTCAATCGCGCACTGATCAATGAGGCATACAAGGAAGGTGTGCTGAAGACGGAACTCGAAATCTTCACCATCGTGGATGTGGAAGAGGGAGAGTTCACCGATGGCGAGGCAGGCAAGGTCGTTTTTGTCGTTGATGTGACGCCTGCGTTTGAATTGCCCGAATGCAAGGGCATCGAAATCGAGGCGGATAAGGCTGAGGTTTCCGATGAAGAGGTTGAGAAGGCACTGCAGATGCTGCTCAGCGAACGCGCGGAATTTAAAGTGGCTGAAAAAGAAGCGACCAAGGGTGACTACGTGAAATGCTCCTACGAGGGCAAGGTGGGTCGCAAGCTGATCGCGGATCTGGCCCCCGAGCAATCGATTCTCGGCACCCAGAAGAATACCTGGGAAGAGGTGGGTAACGAAGACGCTCCCGGAGTTTCTTCCATTGTCCTCGGCCTCGAAGGCATGAAGGCGGGTGACAGCAAGAAGATTGAGCACACCTTTGACAAGGATCATGCCGTCGAAGAACTCGCAGGCAAGAAGGCAACTTACCAGGTGGAGGTGCACGAGGTTCGCGAAAAGATCCTGCCTGAACTCGATGAGGAATTCCTCAAGTCCGTCAATGCGGAGAGTGAAGAAAAGCTTCGCGAACGCATCAAGGACAGCCTGCTCGGTCGCAAGGAACAGGAAATCCATGCACAAAAGAGGCAGGCCGTCGCCGATTTCCTGCTCAAGAGCGTTGATTTTGAAATCCCCGTCTCCGCGTTTGAGCAGGAGAAAAACTCCATCATGGAGGACTTTGCCCGCCACAATCTTCGCCAGGGTCTCGAAAAGGAACAGATGGATGCGGCACTGACCTCCAGCATGGAGCAGATCGAATCCACCGCCCGCGAACGCGTGAAGCTGGATCTCATCATCGGCAAAGTGGCCGAAGCGGAGAAGATTCAGGTTGAGCAGCAGGATTTGAGCACACTGCTTTATCAGCAGGCAATGCAGTCCGGTGTTCCGATCGATAAATTGGTGCAGGAACTGAAAAAAGATCAGGAGCGCTTGAACAGCCTTCGTCAGAGTGCTTTGTTTAACAAAACCATCCAGTTCCTTGTCGACCAAGCCAAGGTAACGGAAAAGGCTGCCTGA
- a CDS encoding thioesterase family protein translates to MIHTQTHIRIRYAESDMMGFAHHQHYVAYFEQARVEMLTRIGIPYRELESMGFFLPVLEVQVKYLKSNTFDDEIVVHCIVDERPRARIAIRYEVYRGELLTTTGRSLHAFIDREGRPCRPPRAMTEKTDLFFDDISHTAHE, encoded by the coding sequence ATGATCCACACCCAAACCCATATCCGAATCCGCTATGCCGAGAGTGACATGATGGGATTTGCCCACCACCAGCACTACGTGGCCTACTTTGAGCAGGCACGTGTCGAGATGCTCACCAGGATAGGCATTCCCTATCGTGAGCTGGAGTCGATGGGGTTTTTCCTTCCGGTGCTGGAGGTGCAGGTGAAGTATTTGAAATCGAACACCTTTGACGACGAGATTGTGGTGCACTGCATCGTCGACGAGCGACCGCGTGCCCGCATTGCGATTCGATATGAGGTCTATCGTGGGGAACTGCTTACGACCACCGGACGCAGTTTGCATGCGTTCATCGACCGCGAGGGGCGTCCCTGTCGTCCTCCACGGGCCATGACCGAGAAGACCGATCTGTTTTTTGACGATATCTCACACACCGCTCATGAGTGA
- a CDS encoding DUF721 domain-containing protein, with product MSEFDRLLAAFRGIPSRYRQEARPRARSLDHLMDRITEQYQIETPRIEVEIIRNWRAIVGSSRAHRCKPSKILDDGKLVITTTNSVLRMELQFDAARILQNLHHVIGDRVIKEIIVR from the coding sequence ATGAGTGAGTTTGATCGACTGTTGGCTGCCTTTCGCGGCATTCCCTCCCGTTATCGCCAGGAAGCGCGTCCCAGGGCGCGCTCACTGGATCACCTCATGGATCGGATCACAGAGCAGTATCAGATCGAAACACCGCGTATCGAAGTGGAAATCATCCGCAACTGGCGGGCCATAGTTGGCAGCAGTCGAGCCCACCGCTGCAAACCGAGCAAAATCCTCGACGACGGTAAACTCGTGATCACCACGACCAACTCGGTGCTGCGCATGGAGTTGCAGTTTGATGCTGCCCGCATCCTGCAGAACCTGCACCATGTCATCGGCGACCGGGTGATCAAGGAGATCATTGTGCGCTAA
- the rpsO gene encoding 30S ribosomal protein S15: protein MSNTIEKDKIISEYKTHEKDTGSCEVQIALLTARIAHLTEHLREHRKDFHSRRGLIKMTSRRRKFLDYMKKHDLEGYKAIIAKLGIRR, encoded by the coding sequence ATGTCCAATACCATCGAAAAAGATAAGATCATCTCTGAATACAAGACCCACGAGAAGGATACCGGTTCCTGCGAAGTGCAGATCGCTCTGCTGACCGCACGCATCGCCCATCTCACCGAGCACTTGCGCGAACACCGGAAAGATTTCCACTCGCGCCGGGGTCTGATCAAGATGACCAGCCGTCGCCGCAAGTTCCTGGATTACATGAAGAAGCACGACCTGGAAGGATACAAGGCCATCATTGCCAAGCTTGGAATCCGCCGCTAG